In a genomic window of Hyphomonas sp.:
- a CDS encoding fasciclin domain-containing protein: MKRLVTLSAAIALFSAPALAETCQYAKAKTASHVEAELVKGDWAEADIVDTAADAGQFNTLLAAAEAAGLVEALKGDGPLTVFAPTDEAFAALPAGTVETLLLPENKDTLAGILKLHVIAGSKIKSDQLAGKTLTAETLNGTVAIDGTDGVTVNGASVVAADVMASNGVIHVIDAVLLPEG; the protein is encoded by the coding sequence ATGAAACGTCTAGTGACCCTTTCCGCCGCCATCGCCCTCTTCTCGGCACCGGCCCTTGCCGAGACCTGTCAGTATGCGAAGGCGAAAACCGCCAGCCATGTCGAAGCCGAACTTGTCAAAGGCGACTGGGCCGAGGCAGACATCGTGGACACCGCTGCAGACGCCGGCCAGTTCAATACATTGCTGGCCGCTGCCGAGGCCGCAGGCCTGGTCGAGGCCCTGAAGGGCGATGGTCCGCTGACCGTCTTTGCGCCAACCGATGAAGCCTTTGCAGCCCTGCCGGCCGGCACGGTGGAAACCCTGCTGCTGCCGGAAAACAAGGATACGCTGGCCGGAATCCTGAAGCTGCACGTCATCGCCGGCAGCAAGATCAAATCCGATCAACTGGCCGGCAAGACCCTCACTGCCGAGACGCTGAACGGCACCGTCGCCATCGATGGAACGGATGGCGTGACGGTGAATGGTGCAAGCGTTGTGGCGGCCGATGTGATGGCCTCCAATGGCGTGATCCATGTCATCGACGCCGTGCTGCTTCCGGAAGGCTGA
- a CDS encoding nuclear transport factor 2 family protein, with amino-acid sequence MKALIPAALTAFMLAACTTTPAGGPAALDEAGEAAAITAMLEAQDAAWNRGDIPGFMAGYWRSPELRFASGGTIARGWDATLERYETRYDTPEKMGTLVTSEYEINVVSEDAAIAHGRWMLDVAGENPSGLYTLVLRKIEGDWLIVSDTTTSAD; translated from the coding sequence ATGAAAGCCCTGATCCCGGCCGCATTGACGGCATTCATGTTGGCCGCATGTACCACGACGCCCGCTGGCGGGCCTGCCGCTCTCGACGAAGCGGGGGAAGCGGCAGCCATCACCGCCATGCTCGAAGCCCAGGACGCGGCCTGGAATCGCGGTGACATTCCGGGCTTCATGGCGGGGTACTGGCGCTCGCCGGAATTGCGCTTCGCCTCCGGCGGCACCATTGCCCGCGGCTGGGATGCGACTCTGGAACGCTATGAAACGCGCTATGACACGCCGGAGAAGATGGGCACGCTGGTGACATCGGAGTACGAAATCAATGTCGTGTCGGAGGATGCCGCGATCGCTCATGGCCGCTGGATGCTGGATGTGGCAGGGGAAAATCCGTCCGGCCTCTACACACTCGTCCTGCGCAAGATCGAAGGTGACTGGCTGATCGTTTCAGATACCACGACGTCAGCGGATTGA
- the dusA gene encoding tRNA dihydrouridine(20/20a) synthase DusA yields MKNQVYRFSVAPMMDWTDRHCRMFHRCLSKRALLWSEMVTADAVIHGDRDRLIGYADAEHPIVLQLGGNEPAKLAEAAAIAEQFGYDEVNINCGCPSDRVQSGAFGACLMARPREVADCVSAMQARVSIPVTVKCRIAIDDLPAEETLFNFVETVSAAGCNVFTVHARKAWLKGLSPKENRDIPPLDYDLVARLKVARPDLTIVLNGGITTLDACQSHLTTFDGMMLGRAAYQTPALLGDVDARLFGEGGPVSPFEAIEAYRPYMADRLKEGVGLHGMTRHMLGLFNGRPGARQWRRTLSEKAVRKGAGLDVLDEALGAVMNPA; encoded by the coding sequence ATGAAAAATCAAGTCTATAGATTTTCGGTTGCCCCTATGATGGACTGGACGGACCGGCACTGCCGCATGTTTCATCGCTGCCTGTCGAAGCGGGCGCTGCTCTGGTCGGAAATGGTGACGGCGGATGCGGTGATCCATGGCGATCGTGACCGCCTGATCGGCTATGCGGACGCCGAGCATCCGATTGTCCTGCAACTGGGCGGCAACGAGCCTGCCAAGCTTGCCGAGGCGGCCGCCATAGCCGAACAGTTCGGCTATGATGAAGTGAACATCAATTGCGGATGCCCGTCCGACCGGGTCCAGTCCGGGGCGTTTGGTGCATGTCTCATGGCCCGGCCCCGGGAAGTGGCCGATTGCGTCAGCGCGATGCAGGCCAGGGTGTCGATCCCGGTTACGGTGAAATGCCGTATCGCCATTGACGATCTGCCGGCAGAGGAAACCCTGTTCAACTTTGTCGAGACGGTCAGCGCCGCCGGGTGCAATGTGTTTACCGTGCATGCGCGCAAGGCCTGGCTCAAGGGGCTCAGCCCGAAGGAGAACCGGGACATCCCGCCTCTGGATTATGATCTTGTGGCGCGCCTGAAGGTGGCCCGGCCAGACCTTACCATCGTGCTCAATGGCGGCATCACCACGCTCGACGCCTGCCAGTCCCATCTGACCACGTTTGACGGAATGATGCTGGGGCGCGCCGCCTATCAGACGCCGGCCCTGCTCGGCGACGTCGATGCGCGCCTGTTCGGGGAAGGGGGACCGGTCTCGCCGTTCGAAGCCATTGAAGCCTACCGGCCATATATGGCGGACCGCCTGAAGGAGGGTGTGGGCCTGCATGGCATGACCCGCCACATGCTGGGCCTGTTCAATGGGCGGCCCGGCGCCCGGCAGTGGCGGCGGACCCTTTCGGAGAAAGCGGTTCGCAAGGGCGCGGGTCTGGATGTGCTTGATGAGGCGCTCGGCGCCGTGATGAATCCCGCCTAG
- a CDS encoding conjugal transfer protein TraG has protein sequence MSPTKILFGQIVVVFACVLGACWVATQWAAGELGYQPALGEPWFVWSGWPVYLPWRIFQWWYAYEAYAPDVFNRAGLIAVSGGVLGIAVAVAGSVWRSRYDQNVTTYGSARWARLGDLKVAGLLSRRGVFLGRWKGRYLRHDGPDHVMAFAPTRSGKGVGLVVPTLLSWTDSCVIHDIKGENWELTSGWRSSFSRCIRFDPTDAGSPRYNPLADVRLGPNEVRDVQNIADILVDPEGSLERRNHWEKTGHALLVGTILHVLYAEPDKTLAGCARFLADPRRRFEATLTLMMNMRHLGKTVHPTVAETARSLLNKSENERSGVLSTALSFLELYRDPVVARVTGGSDWVIGDLVAGDRPVSLYLACPPSDLSRTKPLMRLVLNQIARRLTEELPGQGRRKLLLMLDEFPALGRLDFFEQALAFMAGYGIRAFLIAQSLNQIEKAYGPNNSILDNCHVRVAFATNDERTAKRVSEALGTATELRAQKNYAGHRLAPWLSHMMMSHQETSRPLLTPGEVMQLSPSEELVLVSGRPPLKAQKLRYYADRNFTRRVLPALERVEGLVEEAGSSEGGDRDRHQAETGDMDGRDPALQPELPLVPECKPDLEVGEVEDEAAVPEERKPMDLARRAAAMDRGDQDLLPDF, from the coding sequence TTGTCGCCCACCAAGATACTTTTTGGACAGATTGTTGTAGTGTTTGCGTGCGTGCTTGGGGCGTGCTGGGTGGCCACGCAGTGGGCGGCGGGCGAACTTGGCTACCAGCCGGCTCTGGGCGAGCCCTGGTTTGTCTGGTCGGGATGGCCGGTCTATTTGCCGTGGCGCATTTTCCAGTGGTGGTATGCCTATGAGGCCTATGCGCCGGATGTGTTCAACCGGGCAGGGCTGATTGCTGTAAGCGGCGGGGTGCTCGGAATTGCCGTGGCGGTGGCGGGCTCTGTGTGGCGAAGCCGCTATGACCAGAATGTCACGACCTATGGGTCTGCGCGATGGGCGAGGCTTGGGGATTTGAAAGTGGCTGGCCTTTTGTCTCGTCGCGGGGTGTTCCTCGGACGCTGGAAGGGGCGATATCTACGCCACGATGGTCCGGACCATGTCATGGCCTTTGCGCCGACGCGGTCTGGCAAGGGCGTGGGGCTGGTTGTGCCGACGTTGCTCTCCTGGACCGACAGCTGCGTCATTCATGACATCAAGGGAGAGAACTGGGAGCTGACATCCGGCTGGCGCTCTTCATTCAGTCGGTGCATCCGGTTCGATCCGACCGATGCCGGCTCGCCGCGTTACAATCCATTGGCGGATGTCCGGCTTGGGCCAAACGAGGTGCGCGATGTCCAGAACATTGCCGATATCCTGGTCGATCCGGAAGGTAGCCTCGAGCGGCGCAATCACTGGGAAAAGACGGGCCATGCTTTGCTGGTCGGGACCATCCTGCATGTTCTCTATGCCGAACCTGACAAGACGCTTGCAGGGTGCGCGCGGTTCCTGGCGGACCCGCGCCGGCGGTTCGAGGCGACGCTCACCCTGATGATGAATATGCGCCACCTCGGGAAGACAGTGCATCCCACGGTGGCCGAGACGGCGCGCTCTCTTCTGAACAAGTCAGAGAATGAGCGCTCCGGTGTGCTCTCGACGGCATTGAGCTTCCTGGAGCTTTATCGCGATCCTGTGGTGGCTCGGGTGACCGGTGGGAGTGACTGGGTCATCGGGGATCTTGTCGCTGGTGACCGGCCTGTGTCTTTGTATCTCGCCTGTCCGCCATCCGATCTGTCGCGGACCAAACCGCTGATGCGGCTGGTGCTGAACCAGATTGCGCGGCGGCTCACCGAAGAGCTGCCGGGGCAGGGTAGGCGGAAACTCCTGCTGATGCTGGACGAATTTCCGGCGCTGGGGCGGCTGGATTTCTTCGAGCAGGCGCTCGCCTTCATGGCGGGCTATGGCATCAGGGCCTTTCTCATTGCCCAGTCGCTCAACCAGATTGAGAAGGCCTATGGTCCGAACAATTCTATCCTCGACAATTGTCATGTCCGGGTGGCGTTCGCGACGAATGATGAGCGCACCGCCAAGCGTGTGTCAGAGGCACTCGGAACAGCGACGGAACTGCGCGCCCAGAAGAATTATGCCGGCCACAGGCTCGCGCCTTGGCTCTCGCACATGATGATGTCGCATCAGGAAACGAGCCGACCGCTCCTGACGCCCGGCGAGGTGATGCAGCTGTCTCCGTCGGAGGAGCTGGTGCTTGTATCGGGGCGCCCGCCACTGAAAGCGCAGAAGCTTCGCTACTATGCGGACCGGAACTTTACCCGGCGTGTGCTGCCCGCTCTTGAGCGTGTTGAGGGTCTCGTCGAGGAGGCGGGGTCGTCAGAAGGCGGCGACCGTGACCGGCACCAGGCGGAGACTGGTGACATGGACGGGCGCGATCCAGCGCTTCAGCCTGAACTGCCGCTGGTGCCGGAATGTAAGCCGGACTTGGAGGTGGGTGAGGTTGAGGATGAGGCAGCAGTACCCGAAGAGCGCAAACCAATGGATCTCGCCCGCCGGGCGGCGGCAATGGATCGCGGCGACCAGGACTTATTGCCGGATTTCTGA
- a CDS encoding site-specific integrase encodes MASITKLPSGSWRAQVRRNGRYVSKTFKRRRDADEWTVDMERRIDRGESVSKSRPKHLNTLIDLVDLHIADMHESRKPLRRSKSYSLNKLKQDIGHTRINQIDRETIVEFGRMRAAEGAGPATIAMDISYLKTIMLHAKAVHGVHTPVEEVKLARIALNRLGLIGKSKERDRRPTQEELDQLFAFFDANDRYWAPMTRIIQFAIATAMRQSEICKIEWDDVDMRRRIVTVRDRKDPRQKDGNHQEVPLVGLTGYDAWALINDQRRASNSTGRVFPHNPRTIGTAFRRACIDLGIEDLHFHDLRHEGTSRLFEAGLKIQQVALVTGHKDWKMLKRYTHLNAASIVALASGG; translated from the coding sequence ATGGCGTCGATCACGAAACTTCCCTCCGGCAGCTGGCGGGCTCAAGTCAGACGAAATGGACGCTATGTCTCTAAGACCTTCAAGCGGCGCCGCGATGCGGATGAATGGACGGTCGATATGGAGCGCCGCATTGATCGCGGCGAAAGCGTTTCCAAATCCCGTCCCAAGCATCTCAATACCCTCATCGACCTCGTCGATCTGCACATTGCAGACATGCATGAGTCCCGAAAGCCCCTGCGCCGCTCGAAGTCCTACTCGCTGAACAAGCTGAAGCAAGACATTGGCCACACGAGGATCAATCAGATTGACCGTGAAACTATCGTAGAATTCGGCCGCATGCGCGCGGCTGAAGGGGCCGGACCCGCGACGATCGCCATGGATATCTCCTACCTGAAGACGATTATGCTACACGCCAAAGCCGTGCATGGCGTCCACACGCCTGTCGAAGAAGTGAAGCTTGCCCGTATCGCTCTCAATCGGCTTGGCCTGATCGGCAAGAGCAAGGAGCGTGACCGGCGGCCAACCCAAGAAGAACTCGATCAGCTTTTCGCCTTCTTCGACGCCAATGACCGCTACTGGGCGCCCATGACAAGGATCATCCAGTTCGCAATCGCGACAGCCATGCGCCAATCAGAAATCTGCAAGATCGAATGGGACGATGTCGACATGCGCCGACGTATCGTGACCGTTAGGGATCGAAAGGATCCTCGGCAGAAGGATGGCAATCACCAGGAGGTCCCGCTTGTCGGCCTTACCGGGTATGATGCCTGGGCGCTGATAAACGACCAGCGCAGAGCCAGCAACTCGACGGGGCGCGTTTTCCCACACAATCCCCGAACCATCGGCACCGCGTTCCGCCGTGCCTGCATCGATCTCGGCATCGAAGACCTGCACTTCCATGACCTTCGCCACGAAGGCACGAGCCGCCTGTTCGAGGCAGGTCTCAAAATCCAGCAAGTGGCATTGGTCACGGGACACAAGGACTGGAAGATGCTCAAGCGCTACACACACCTGAACGCGGCTTCTATCGTCGCTTTAGCTTCTGGCGGATGA
- a CDS encoding YifB family Mg chelatase-like AAA ATPase, whose protein sequence is MVCRVTTFAFEGVEAQPVDVQVQMAGGQPAFHVVGLPDKAVAESRERVRAAFVSLGLALPPKRVIVNLAPADLPKEGSHYDLAIALAILAMIGVIPPDQLESYAAIGELSLDGSLGETIGVLPAAMAAEAMDLQLICPQICGSEAAWAGGSVIGASGLIALINHFTGRAMIAPPQPGELATPPAGPDLRDVKGQEGAKRALEIAAAGGHNLLFCGPPGSGKSMLAQRLPGILPPLSARELLEVSQIQSVAGLLERGRLSRRRPFRAPHHSASMAALVGGGIKARPGEVSLAHHGVLFLDELPEFPATVLDSLRQPLEAGEAVVSRANRHVRYPARFQLIAAMNPCRCGGGPGAAACQRGPRCAQQYQARLSGPFLDRIDLYYDTPPVTAVDLALPPPQEGSEEVRQRVARARDIQTERLAHLASDTCRPVNADTPLPELETSAAPDEAGAALLADAATRLQLTARGYSRVLKVSRTIADLEGAEAVRRVHVAEALSYRHRPPGGAGAVAGAAQGGLVG, encoded by the coding sequence ATGGTTTGCCGGGTAACAACATTCGCGTTTGAAGGGGTAGAGGCGCAGCCGGTCGATGTGCAGGTCCAGATGGCTGGCGGTCAACCGGCCTTTCATGTGGTCGGCCTGCCGGACAAGGCGGTTGCAGAAAGCCGCGAACGGGTTCGCGCGGCCTTCGTGTCGCTCGGGCTTGCCCTGCCACCGAAGCGGGTCATCGTGAATCTGGCCCCGGCCGACCTGCCCAAGGAAGGCAGCCATTATGACCTCGCCATCGCGCTGGCCATACTGGCCATGATCGGGGTCATCCCACCGGATCAGCTCGAATCCTATGCGGCGATTGGCGAACTCTCCCTGGACGGCTCTCTTGGTGAAACCATCGGTGTGCTGCCGGCGGCGATGGCGGCGGAAGCCATGGATCTTCAACTCATCTGTCCACAGATTTGCGGGTCAGAAGCAGCCTGGGCCGGGGGCAGCGTCATCGGAGCATCCGGCCTGATCGCCCTGATCAACCATTTTACCGGGCGGGCCATGATCGCGCCGCCACAGCCTGGTGAACTCGCCACGCCGCCTGCCGGGCCGGATTTGCGCGACGTGAAAGGACAGGAAGGGGCCAAGCGGGCACTCGAGATTGCGGCGGCGGGCGGTCACAACCTCCTGTTCTGCGGGCCGCCGGGGTCTGGCAAGTCCATGCTGGCCCAGCGACTGCCCGGCATTCTGCCGCCCCTGTCTGCCCGGGAGTTGCTGGAAGTCTCGCAGATCCAGTCCGTCGCCGGACTGCTGGAGCGTGGCCGCCTGTCTCGGCGCCGGCCGTTCCGGGCGCCGCACCATTCGGCCTCGATGGCAGCCCTGGTCGGAGGCGGCATCAAGGCACGGCCCGGTGAAGTGTCTCTGGCCCATCACGGCGTCCTGTTTCTTGACGAGTTGCCTGAATTCCCCGCGACCGTGCTGGACAGTCTCCGCCAGCCGCTCGAGGCGGGGGAGGCGGTCGTTTCAAGGGCCAACCGTCATGTTCGCTATCCCGCCCGGTTCCAGCTGATTGCCGCCATGAATCCCTGTCGCTGCGGCGGGGGGCCGGGCGCGGCTGCGTGCCAGCGCGGTCCGCGCTGTGCCCAGCAATACCAGGCCCGCCTGTCTGGCCCGTTTCTCGACCGGATCGATCTTTATTACGACACGCCGCCAGTGACGGCGGTCGACCTGGCCTTGCCGCCGCCACAAGAAGGATCGGAGGAGGTGCGTCAGCGCGTGGCCCGCGCCCGGGATATCCAGACAGAGCGTCTGGCACACCTGGCCAGTGATACCTGCCGGCCCGTGAATGCCGATACGCCTCTGCCGGAACTGGAGACATCTGCCGCGCCGGACGAGGCCGGGGCAGCCTTGCTGGCGGATGCGGCGACCCGTCTGCAATTGACGGCGCGGGGCTATAGCCGGGTGCTCAAGGTCTCGCGAACCATTGCGGATCTTGAAGGCGCAGAGGCCGTACGCCGGGTGCATGTGGCCGAAGCGCTTTCCTACCGGCACCGCCCTCCCGGCGGGGCCGGTGCTGTTGCTGGCGCGGCACAGGGCGGTTTGGTCGGTTAA
- a CDS encoding ATP-binding protein, with protein sequence MTDTPKPPAQAGKPEDTFLATASHEIRTPLNGILGTVSLLLETDLAPAQREYAEAIRMSGSRLLDLLNNVLDYARLDASAVDIESEHFCPIRLGREVIELLSPRAHAAGLDLAVRARPLPMPTYVGDAGRIRQILFNLVGNALKFTRQGSVLLDISDLGDGLEFRVIDTGPGIAEADRRKLFSAFTQTATQDAYKDGGVGLGLAIVKRLTELLGGRVEIDGAPGLGTAFIVRLPLQRADMPSTHDLPRLDMTVGLVGLPAATTLAAANALIGAEARAIMLNPASEYVPVDVDVLLIGADLRERLVRVFAGQRPSLVVLRPEDRGAIERFRGLGCDGWLVRPLRASSIAERVFMVRAGAQPVDEPEQKTGAGHVLIADDNPVNALIARRALESAGFTVTVASTGSEAVETATQMNPALILMDLRMPVMDGFEAMRRIRQHGSDVPMIAISAEMNANIERQARSAGASGVAAKPLDAEALRTLAIQWTSRPAQQEGAA encoded by the coding sequence ATGACAGATACGCCAAAGCCCCCCGCACAGGCCGGCAAGCCGGAAGATACTTTCCTGGCCACCGCCAGCCATGAAATTCGCACGCCGCTGAACGGGATTCTCGGCACGGTCTCGCTGTTGCTGGAAACCGATCTGGCCCCGGCACAGCGCGAATATGCCGAAGCCATTCGCATGAGCGGCTCGCGGCTGCTCGACCTGTTGAACAATGTGCTGGACTATGCCCGCCTGGATGCGTCCGCGGTGGACATTGAATCAGAGCATTTCTGTCCGATCCGGCTCGGCCGGGAAGTCATTGAACTGCTCAGCCCCCGGGCCCATGCGGCCGGTCTGGACCTGGCCGTCCGGGCCCGGCCTTTGCCCATGCCGACCTATGTCGGCGATGCCGGCCGGATCCGGCAGATTCTGTTCAACCTGGTTGGCAATGCGCTGAAATTCACGCGGCAGGGCTCGGTTCTGCTGGATATCTCGGATCTCGGGGACGGGCTGGAATTCCGGGTCATCGATACGGGGCCGGGCATTGCAGAAGCTGACCGGCGCAAACTGTTCAGCGCCTTTACCCAAACCGCCACTCAGGACGCCTACAAGGATGGCGGGGTCGGTCTGGGGCTCGCCATTGTCAAACGGCTGACCGAATTGCTGGGCGGACGGGTCGAGATTGACGGGGCGCCCGGTCTGGGCACGGCCTTTATCGTCCGGCTTCCGCTGCAGCGGGCGGATATGCCGTCTACGCACGACCTGCCGCGGCTTGACATGACGGTGGGCCTGGTCGGCCTTCCGGCGGCGACAACACTGGCGGCGGCCAATGCGCTGATCGGGGCTGAGGCTCGTGCCATCATGCTCAATCCTGCCTCGGAATATGTGCCGGTTGATGTTGACGTCTTGCTGATTGGCGCGGATTTGCGGGAACGCCTCGTGCGGGTCTTTGCCGGGCAGCGCCCGTCCCTGGTGGTGCTGCGGCCGGAGGATCGCGGCGCGATCGAGCGCTTCCGCGGCCTCGGATGCGATGGCTGGCTGGTCCGCCCGCTGCGAGCCTCCTCGATTGCCGAGCGGGTCTTCATGGTGCGTGCCGGGGCCCAGCCGGTCGACGAGCCTGAACAAAAGACCGGGGCAGGGCATGTGCTGATCGCCGATGATAACCCGGTGAACGCTTTGATCGCACGGCGCGCCTTGGAATCGGCGGGTTTTACCGTCACTGTGGCGTCCACAGGAAGCGAAGCCGTGGAGACCGCCACCCAGATGAATCCCGCCCTGATCCTCATGGACCTTCGCATGCCCGTCATGGACGGGTTCGAGGCCATGCGCCGCATTCGCCAGCATGGTTCTGACGTGCCGATGATCGCCATCTCCGCAGAGATGAATGCCAATATCGAGCGACAGGCCCGGTCTGCAGGCGCCAGCGGCGTTGCAGCCAAACCGCTTGATGCCGAGGCCCTGCGCACGCTGGCAATCCAGTGGACGAGCCGTCCGGCGCAGCAGGAAGGCGCTGCATGA
- a CDS encoding ion transporter, giving the protein MKRATLDTDTHNFALERFIERPWVRSLIIWLIIINAIVLGVLTYRETLPLNLVIALESLDQAITYLFVVEIFLKLLVYRFQFFRSGWNWFDFIVIGISLVPGSTPFGVLRALRVLRVLRLLHVVPMMRRITEALMKALPGMGAIFAVLALITYVAAVMATNMYGNTENEEVTELFGDLPRSAYSLFQVMTMDGWRFEVVQKVIDDGNPFAWLFFLIFIFIASFAILNLFIALIVDSLAAEQQAIIEEGLDELEEELEGEMVSAEKERAAVLNAIQEMRKEVAALRAIVESRS; this is encoded by the coding sequence ATGAAACGCGCAACACTGGACACGGACACGCACAATTTCGCGCTGGAGCGGTTCATTGAACGTCCTTGGGTGCGAAGTCTCATTATCTGGCTGATCATCATCAACGCCATCGTGCTTGGCGTGCTGACCTATCGCGAGACCCTGCCGCTGAATCTGGTCATCGCGCTGGAGAGTCTGGACCAGGCGATCACCTATCTGTTCGTGGTCGAGATCTTCCTGAAGCTGCTCGTCTACCGGTTCCAGTTCTTCAGGTCTGGCTGGAACTGGTTCGATTTCATCGTGATCGGCATCTCGCTCGTGCCCGGCTCGACTCCGTTCGGCGTGCTGCGGGCCTTGCGGGTCCTGCGGGTGCTGCGCCTGCTGCACGTTGTGCCGATGATGCGGCGGATCACCGAAGCGCTGATGAAGGCGCTGCCCGGCATGGGGGCGATCTTCGCCGTGCTCGCCCTGATCACCTATGTCGCCGCCGTGATGGCGACCAACATGTATGGCAATACGGAAAATGAGGAAGTCACCGAACTGTTCGGCGATCTGCCACGGTCGGCCTATTCCCTTTTTCAGGTGATGACGATGGATGGTTGGCGGTTCGAGGTCGTCCAGAAGGTGATCGATGACGGCAACCCGTTTGCCTGGCTGTTTTTCCTGATCTTCATCTTCATCGCCAGCTTCGCCATTCTCAACCTGTTCATCGCTCTGATCGTGGACTCGCTTGCCGCCGAGCAGCAGGCCATCATCGAGGAGGGGCTGGACGAACTGGAAGAGGAACTGGAAGGGGAGATGGTCTCTGCCGAGAAGGAGCGGGCAGCGGTGCTGAATGCCATTCAGGAAATGCGCAAGGAAGTGGCCGCGCTTCGGGCCATCGTGGAGTCGCGCTCCTGA
- a CDS encoding MFS transporter: MTEAVTTEADGGRQPSRVIRALKALKDRRMAAMLLLSFAASLPYGAVLGVLTAWLTEENVGPAVIGALSLATIGYAFKYLWAPAFQRARDIPLFRLGGRRSWLVLLQILIAVLLAVLAFSNPAQNIGVVAVIAFAITILSPTHDIVLDAWRIEVARSEEDKDLMSALYQFGYKFGGLISGFVALMMAARIGWVAVYIMLAAFMLLSVVGSLLAPEPETEESVTGRRERPSFQPAIPGNLARGAIAFVSLCWLAAFLMIGNFVVGSLILDTGVKGHTFVSHQGPVIVALTVLVPALVAAYLLFSQKAEARMVDLAEVPHKPGDALTNTLFRAIFDPLMDLIYRLRWGVILVLALALTYRFTDAVWGSFAYAFYMGQNFGALGHSPDDVAIASKFFGVIATILGSLVGVIAITVVGRMPVFFVGGILAAVTNLLYADLAVGGAHVDAFLAVTHLDVPLVAFANWAAEIQPKDIVIPPDQGQRMARLMVTIFAENIAGGLALVAVTAYLTSVVNPRFAAVQYALLASLTMLIGTLGKPWLGELMETRGFYHVFIMTFWLGGIAVVLSAIEWVRQAHLAKTTERV; encoded by the coding sequence ATGACCGAGGCTGTCACGACCGAAGCGGATGGCGGGCGCCAGCCCTCGCGGGTCATTCGCGCCCTCAAGGCGTTGAAGGACCGCCGCATGGCGGCAATGCTGCTTTTGTCATTCGCGGCCAGCCTGCCCTACGGGGCCGTGCTGGGAGTCCTGACCGCCTGGCTGACCGAGGAGAATGTCGGTCCTGCGGTCATCGGGGCCCTGTCCCTTGCCACGATCGGCTATGCCTTCAAATATCTCTGGGCCCCGGCCTTCCAGCGCGCGCGGGACATTCCTTTGTTCCGGCTCGGCGGGCGCCGGTCCTGGCTGGTCCTGTTGCAGATCCTGATCGCGGTCCTGCTCGCCGTGCTCGCCTTCTCGAATCCGGCCCAGAACATCGGTGTCGTGGCGGTCATCGCCTTTGCGATCACCATTCTTTCGCCCACACACGACATTGTGCTCGATGCCTGGCGGATCGAGGTGGCCCGTTCGGAAGAAGACAAGGACCTGATGTCTGCCCTCTACCAGTTCGGATACAAGTTTGGCGGTCTGATCAGCGGCTTCGTGGCCCTCATGATGGCGGCGCGCATCGGCTGGGTGGCCGTCTACATCATGCTCGCAGCCTTCATGCTGCTCAGCGTCGTCGGCAGCCTTCTGGCGCCGGAGCCGGAGACCGAGGAATCGGTGACCGGCCGCCGCGAGCGGCCGAGTTTCCAGCCGGCCATTCCAGGAAACCTCGCGCGCGGCGCCATCGCCTTCGTGTCGCTCTGCTGGCTCGCCGCCTTCCTGATGATCGGAAACTTCGTCGTCGGGTCGCTGATCCTTGATACAGGCGTGAAAGGACACACATTCGTCAGCCATCAGGGGCCGGTCATTGTCGCGTTGACTGTGCTGGTTCCGGCGCTGGTGGCGGCCTATCTCCTGTTTTCGCAGAAGGCCGAGGCGCGCATGGTCGACCTCGCAGAGGTGCCGCACAAGCCGGGCGACGCGCTGACAAACACGCTGTTCCGCGCGATTTTCGATCCGCTGATGGACCTGATCTACCGCCTGCGCTGGGGCGTGATCCTCGTGCTCGCTTTGGCCCTGACCTACAGGTTTACCGACGCAGTGTGGGGCAGCTTTGCCTATGCCTTCTATATGGGCCAGAATTTCGGCGCCCTCGGCCACAGCCCGGATGATGTCGCCATTGCGTCAAAATTCTTCGGGGTCATTGCCACCATTCTCGGGTCCCTCGTCGGTGTGATTGCCATCACCGTGGTCGGGCGCATGCCGGTCTTCTTTGTCGGCGGCATTCTCGCCGCCGTGACCAATCTCCTCTATGCAGACCTTGCCGTCGGCGGCGCGCATGTCGACGCCTTCCTGGCCGTCACGCATCTGGATGTGCCGCTCGTGGCCTTCGCCAACTGGGCGGCGGAAATCCAGCCGAAGGACATTGTCATTCCCCCGGATCAGGGCCAGCGCATGGCGCGCCTGATGGTGACCATCTTCGCCGAGAATATTGCCGGCGGTCTCGCGCTCGTGGCGGTGACGGCCTATCTGACCAGCGTCGTGAATCCGCGCTTCGCTGCTGTGCAATACGCACTCCTGGCATCGCTCACCATGCTGATCGGCACACTTGGCAAGCCCTGGCTGGGAGAACTGATGGAAACGCGCGGATTCTATCATGTCTTCATCATGACTTTCTGGCTGGGCGGCATTGCCGTCGTGCTCAGCGCCATTGAATGGGTGCGTCAGGCCCACTTGGCCAAGACAACGGAACGCGTTTAG